TCCGAGGACTCCAGTCCACCTCTCACTGCCGGCTGGCCTCGGCCTCCACTTTCACACTGCTCCTACGACCCTCGACCAGAGCAGGATGGGGTCCTGGGGCAGGGCATCGGTCCAGTAGACCTTCCTCGAATTCTGAAGGGAGAAGGAATAGGTTAGGAGGCTGTGGGGTAGAGGCTGCAGAGAGAAGTGGTTGGGAACAGAAGCAGGGTCAGAGAGAACTGTGACAGATGAGCTCGACTTATTGAATCACTGCCTCCTGTCCACTGCATGTGTATGGGGGGGGAGGGTCCCATACCAGAGCACGTGCAGTGCCCCCCCTCCCCTTTCTGCCTGTGTGTAGCTCTCTGTCTCTGtatgtgtctctgtctctgtatGTGTCTCCCGCCTCTGTTCTGCTGGAATTTCTGGTTCTGTCAGGAGCTGCGGGGGTGGCTTGGCTCTGACCTCCTCCCCTCCCCGCTCCAGGCTCTGCTGCCCCCACTCATCCCTGGCcccctcccaggccccacccaccCTACCACGGCTCCCTATATTTCTAGGAAGGCAAATCAGAGGGAACACAGGAAGTCAGCCTCCCAGCTCCTCCCCCAAGAAGAACCCCCCCTTCTAGTCCCGCCCCCACTTCCCACCCACGCACAGTTAAAAATACCAAGCCAGGGTTGGTGGCTTTGTCTGCTGCGTCACTCTCTCGGCCCAGCCGCTGCCCAGCCTCTGCCGGCCCCTTCCCCCATCCACACACAATGCATCCCCCACCTTTGGGCTCCTCCATATCCAAGCTGGGCAACCCCACCCCCACGACTCCTAGCCTTCTCCAACCAACTGCATTGGTGGAAGTTCCATCCCAGCTTCCCTGACTGGTGACCCTCCTTCCTGCTCCCCTTCATTTGCCACTGTTTGCTCCCTGCTTCTCCCAGCTCTCCCTTGGCAGATATCCTAGGGTCAGACCTTCTCCAGAGGGAAGAGCCCTGCAGAGTTCTCCTCTCCTCAACCCAAGCCTGCTTTGCCCAGAGCCTGACCCTCCTCCTGCCCGATGACTACTAcatccctcttccttccctcctggaTTGCCGTGTGGGGCCAGGGTGGCTGGGGTGCTCGGGACAGCACTGCCGCTGCCTCACCTGCGAGAGGCGGCTTCGCAGGCACACAGGGGCTGAGGCGGCCCACGCGGTCGTGGGAGACGAGGCGGGCGAGCCGCAGCCCCTCGTCCATCAGTGTCTGCTGCAGGATGTGGCGGCTCCACAGCCCATGGGCTGGCAATGCCAGAGGCAGGTCAGCAGGGGGCGGCGTCAGCCTTGGGCACGACCCCACAGCTGTGGGCATGGGCATGGGTCAGATAAGGGGCTGCAGCCAACTCAACCCCCACCCTCAGTGGCACAGCCAGACCCGTAGGCCCTTCTTTCCCCATCCAGCCAGGCCTCCCACTCCTGTTCCAGGCAGCTGCCTCTTGGtgccctcttccccacccccaccctagtgAGGAGAGAAGTGTTCTGATGCCCACTCACCCTGCAAGTGGCCATCCAGACTCTCCCCAGACAGGCTGGCACTGTCTTCCTCCAGGCTGGGGCGGTATGGGGGTGCGTAGGACTCAGGACCTGGGGGAGGCTGCTGGATTTCAGGGTGACTCTGTTCTCCAACCTGTGGATGCCCCGAAGGGGAAATGAGGACCTGGCAAGGGTGGGGATTGGGGAAGACTGTGTGACCCCCTTCACGTGCACCCTGGAAAACCTACCTCCTGTTTCAGCTTCTTCAGTGGGGGGCCTCCCAATTCTTCAGGGTGGTGCCTGCAAAGAGCAAGCGGGATATGGAAAGAGAGGCTAGGAAAGGGCCGTAGGGTGGGCAGGATAAAAATAGACCCTGCAAGGTAGccgctgggctgggctgggcagatCAAGCACTGTTGTTCTGGGGGCACAAGGGGGAGTTGAGGGGACGGAAGGCATGGGCAAAGAGGACATGGCCAAGGGCAGGATGTGCAGGTGGGTGGGAAGCAGCCTTGGAGAAGCCTTGACTGGAGGTTGGGACATGATCCAGTTCCTCGGCAGGATTTCAGTCTAGGGAGGACCTGGGATAGGGATCTTACCTGGAGCCCTTCAAGGAGGACAGGTAGGTGCTCTCGCGGGCCACTTGGCGGGACAGAGAGAAGAGCTCCACCCTCCGCAGTAAGAGCGTGTTGTCCCTCATGCAGAACTGGGCAGCGGCCTCATTGATAGTCAGCTGTGGAGAGGGGGCAGCCCGGCAGTCAGGGTACTAATGCCCCCCATTGCCTTTCCCGGGCCTCCTTACAGCTTTTCACCATCAGCCACAGGAGGCCCATCCATGGATGCTTGGTTGGTTTTTACACCACACAGGAGCTTTCTGAGGGAGAAGGACAGAGGTCAGCACCCTTAGCTTCTGAGGAATGCCCGGGGCCTCCTCCACTCCTACTGGGCCCTGAGTGATGCTGAACTGGACAGCTGGGTTCCCGCAGTTAAGGAAAGAAGCACTGCAACTGCTAGGGTTGGGGtatgtgggggagggggctggggcagggctccAGGTTAAGGGGCAAAGAGATAGCCTTGGCGAGCACTGGGATTCCTGGAGGTGAGTGAGGTGAGGCTTGAAGTCAAGAGTGATCCTGGGACGCCAAAGTCCTCACCTCATGCAGGCTGAGCTGCTTGCCCTCCCGCCGTTTGGAATCGAAGCGGCCGTAGATGATGCTGTACTTGCGGATCTCCTCTTCCTTCTGGCTATCGTTATCATCCATCTCAAAGATGTGCCCCACACTCCGCGCCAGCTTCTTATTCAGCTTCAGCAGGGACGTTACCTCCCCAGCATCCCCCCTTGGAAAGCTCCGGAAGATCCTGTCCACACTCTCCACCACCATGCGTACCATCT
Above is a window of Choloepus didactylus isolate mChoDid1 chromosome 8, mChoDid1.pri, whole genome shotgun sequence DNA encoding:
- the NAB2 gene encoding NGFI-A-binding protein 2; this translates as MHRAPSPTAEQPPGGGDSARRTPQPRLKPSAQTMALPRTLGELQLYRVLQRANLLSYYETFIQQGGDDVQQLCEAGEEEFLEIMALVGMATKPLHVRRLQKALREWATNPGLFSQPVPAVPVSSIPLFKISETAGTRKGSVSNGHGSPGEKAGSARSFSPKSPLELGEKLSPLPGGPGAGDPRIWPGRSTPESDTGAGGEEEAGSPPFSPPAGGGVPEGTGAGGLAAGGTAVGPDRLEPEMVRMVVESVDRIFRSFPRGDAGEVTSLLKLNKKLARSVGHIFEMDDNDSQKEEEIRKYSIIYGRFDSKRREGKQLSLHELTINEAAAQFCMRDNTLLLRRVELFSLSRQVARESTYLSSLKGSRHHPEELGGPPLKKLKQEVGEQSHPEIQQPPPGPESYAPPYRPSLEEDSASLSGESLDGHLQAVGSCPRLTPPPADLPLALPAHGLWSRHILQQTLMDEGLRLARLVSHDRVGRLSPCVPAKPPLAEFEEGLLDRCPAPGPHPALVEGRRSSVKVEAEASRQ